GTGGCAAAGGTCTCCAGCTGTGAGGGCTCCCACCCCCAGGAAGGGAGGAATGCCAtgtccagcagctcctgaagcGCTCAGGGTGCTGGGGATCCTGCTAAAACCCCACAGCTTCAGCCGGAGCCCCGCCACACAGGCCTCAGCCCTCACAATCCGTGTCCCACCCTGTTCCTGGCCCCCCGGCTCGTCCCCTGGCTCAGGTCAGGTGTGTGAGCGCTTGCTGGTGCCGCGGCTGGCGGCCTGCCTGCTCATGTCCTGGTAGGAGGCGGATTTCAGGAAGCGGGGGTAGGAGTCCTTCTCCATCAGCGTGCGCGTCTTGGCCTGCGCCTCGTTGAAGCAGGCCGAGGTGGCCCCCGAGAGGTTCTTGCGGGTGATCTCCCTGGTTTCGTGGTCGATGTTCACCTGCAAGGCAGCATCGCCCACAAACATTAGCTCGTCTTATATGTGAGGACAAAACCTGGTTTTAATTGGCCTTCAGATGTAGATGAAAATGCTCACAAACCTTTCTATCCCTTCACTAATGTGCCttcagggtttttggggtctccccagGCCTGGCTGCCATGGGTGTCCCAGACAGTGAAGTCCAGTTAAGCTCAACCTGTCCAGGCCCCTCAGGGaggctccaggagcacaggcaaCTTTAGCAAGCTCAATTCTTAAGTGAGATTGTAACTGTCATATTTACTGAAAAAATCCCTCTGctaggatttcttctcctgggaagctaaaAAGCCtcagaaaacaatgaaaacaataattatctgattgctttagaatgtggtctggagattgtttaccaagaggtgaatgtttgattggttccatgtgaattgcttttaattaatgaccaatctcAGCACGCTGTGTCGGaaactctgaggagtcagtcacgagctttcattatcattcttattaagccttctgatgtctcttttatctttctttagtataattttagtatagcatttttaatatgatataatatcacaaagtaataaatcagccttctgagaacgtggagtcaaattctcatctctcactgCATCCTGGGGTGAGACACAAACATCCCAAACACCCCATGAGatcagctctttagtgattCTCAGCTCAATTGTGATTTTCGGCTCTTTGCTTGCTAAGTGCCTTTGGCAgatgcagggagagagaggagaaggctgtATGAGGTTCCACAGAGATGTCTTTATTGGCAGCTTCTGCCAAGGGTCTCAGTGACACCTCTTAAACTGGGCAGAAATAGGGGTTTTTATAGGATATAGGGGTTTTGGGAATCAGTCCAATAGTAAGGGTCAAGGTGAAAGTGACCTATCATCTTGCAGAGAGAGAACAAGGGTCCAAAGGTGGAAGAGGGGCTTCTTTTGGTCCAGTAATCATGACTAGGCATTTCTTATCTTAACAACTGACTGCCAAGGAGGCCTTGCAGGCCCTGTGCCTGCTACACTTCACAGTTAGACTCAGTTTCTGTTCCAACATTATGTGATGGACCACACAATGTTAGATCATGAACAAGAGCACACCTTCCCACTGACCCAACAGCACTTTCATAAAACCCACCAGGatattttattcctttcctaccctatttcatgggacagaaaATGATCTCACCTCTCTGGGTGCCTCATTTTGGACAAACTCCTCGAAGATCCTGTTGGCTTTGGAGGCCAGCTTGGTTTTCGAGCGGGTCTTTTTGAAATCCTCGCACGCCAGCCAGAAGTCAAGGTTCTCCTCGCTGAATTCAGTCTTCAGGAAGGTGTGGAATGCATTTACCCCACCTATGGAGGGGAGAGAAGAGCAGTTAATGGGAAGGGGGCCGCGGGAAGAGGACCAGCAGCAGACACTGCCTGGGGAGCGTTGCCCTGGGAGCTCAAACCGTGACATCCAcagatttcctttccttctgggCAAATTCCACCCTCTGAGACACCGCTAATTGGCCTCTGGACTCCAATAAAATCCTTTCCCACAGACAAGTAATCCTCTGGTTTTATTTATCTGACCTATCTGTAATGAGGTTTCAGAGTATTTTCTTTACAGCTTCGGGAAAGAGCTAATTCTACCTAAGGAGAAGCGCACTGACGCATCGGAACGCTGCAGGAGCCTTGGTTCTGATTTCTCAGCCCAGATCTGGGGGGAATGAGATGCTGAGAATGGGAGAATAATTGCAGCAAGGACTtcaaagctgtgctgggagggtgGATTAAGTTACAAAGCTTAGAGATGCTCATTAGCCATCACAGCAAGTGAGggagatggaaaaaaatacagttgGCCCCAGATTTTGGCTGTGGAAGGACTTTGTCTGGCTGGGGAAGATCTTTTAAGGCAGACAGCTACTTTTGGATTAAAATTTGGTGTTTCTGCCATTTGAATTTTGCAAAGTTCAAGGTAATCGGTTTTTAAAGGTAAATAGATAATTACAAAGTCTTGGCTTGTTATAGTCAAGCAATCTCATTTTGGCTCTCATAATTTGAGTTATCCTCTCCAACtattgtaaaattgtaaaaacaATAGTAAAAAATTGTAAAAACTGTTTTTGGAGACTGCCATTGTGCAGAGCCCAgtggaaggaggggatgatTGTGGGAATCCATGAAATCAGAGGgctttgggaaagctgcaaaaggcagaccagaaaaaaaatacaattggCCCCAGACTAGCGCTATGGAAGGACTTTGGCTTGGGAAAATCTTTTAAGGTAGACAACCACTTTTTTCTACCTTAAAAGGATTAAAATTTGGCTGGGGAAGAGCTTTTAAGGTAGACAGCTACTTTTGGATTCAAATTCGGCACTTCTGCCATTTGAATTTTGCAAAGCTCAATCAAGGTAATTGGCTTTTAAAGGTAAAGAGATAATTACAAGGTCTTGGCTTGTTATAGTCAAACAATCTCGTTTTGGCTCTCATAATTTGAGTTATCCTAACtattgtaaaattgtaaaaaaatttttaaaaattgtaaaaacTGCTTTTGGAGGCTGCCATTGTGCAGAGCCCAGTGTAAGGAGGGGATGAGGTGTGGGACTAAAAGAGAGGTCCCATCTCTGGgtctggaggagctgcctgcacaGGGAGGGGGAGACAGCATCTCACAGGAGCCCTGTGCATCACAGACACACAGCTAATACCAGAGTAGGAAAAGGGCAAGGTTATCCACTCAAACAGCCGAATTCCTGCTCCCTGTGGAAGAGCCATCCCCGGAggcacaggacagacagacagagggcAGCAGTGCAGTTGTCTGAACAAGCCTGAGGGGATGTGGCTGCACGGCTGTTTCCACCAGACACCCAGAGCAGACACtgccttctccccagtgtggggaAAGGGATGCTTTGGGAATGTCATGATGTTCCCCCTGGTGGGCTGCTCCTCCGGGGATGCCCGTGACagtgctcctgtcccagggcagcagtgAGACAACACTTCTgccccccaaacacacccagccaggaggAAAGGGTAGGCAACGAGCCCTATGCCTCAGATCTGGGCAGGAAAGAGACCTCTTTCTAAACTCTCAAACACCTCATTTGAGGAGGAGGCAA
The genomic region above belongs to Zonotrichia albicollis isolate bZonAlb1 chromosome 8, bZonAlb1.hap1, whole genome shotgun sequence and contains:
- the RGS16 gene encoding regulator of G-protein signaling 16 isoform X1, which produces MSCWMPGCPALSMCRGLAALPITCLERAKDLKSRLGILLHKPELGHRSGSSSKLQLGSRRRNSSQEVLEWRESFDQLLKSKSGVNAFHTFLKTEFSEENLDFWLACEDFKKTRSKTKLASKANRIFEEFVQNEAPREVNIDHETREITRKNLSGATSACFNEAQAKTRTLMEKDSYPRFLKSASYQDMSRQAASRGTSKRSHT